In the genome of Kitasatospora cathayae, one region contains:
- a CDS encoding LamG domain-containing protein has translation MQPGPVQPGPVAAGPVAPQPQPQPQPFPQQAQQAQPPQSFPAPGQPGQPQQPAPQWQQQSGFPPPASSSGTPDWEALAEQNEKSAKRGRRLKLIGALTAVVVVAGAGAGFWLYKKDGDKKPGPVATSPGPSSASSSAPPVKGITSPPTVGTLAAKKGPALNLGADAQPGTMSGFSGQVLKLPSGQDSFASTSGQVVDVSKSFTVSARVLVDKPDGNRSAVSQGDGQYYAYSLGRAGNNGHDQWYFKVQIPGGGSAIAWSKADATVNQWVLLTGVYDDSSQTLTLYVNGAPQSSAKSAGVQPSGNNNLQVGRLSSNGQWADPWHGAVADIQVWNQVLPEADIVKIVAGPSSPPSVPPAAAWLNG, from the coding sequence GTGCAGCCCGGGCCGGTGCAGCCGGGGCCGGTGGCGGCCGGTCCGGTGGCGCCGCAGCCGCAGCCGCAGCCGCAGCCGTTCCCGCAGCAGGCGCAGCAGGCGCAGCCGCCGCAGTCCTTCCCGGCGCCGGGGCAGCCGGGCCAGCCGCAGCAGCCCGCGCCGCAGTGGCAGCAGCAGTCCGGCTTCCCGCCGCCGGCCTCCTCGTCCGGCACCCCGGACTGGGAGGCGCTGGCCGAGCAGAACGAGAAGTCCGCCAAGCGCGGCCGCCGGCTCAAGCTGATCGGTGCGCTGACCGCCGTGGTGGTCGTGGCCGGCGCCGGCGCGGGCTTCTGGCTGTACAAGAAGGACGGCGACAAGAAGCCGGGCCCCGTCGCCACCTCGCCCGGCCCGTCCTCCGCCTCGAGCAGCGCCCCGCCGGTCAAGGGCATCACCAGCCCGCCGACCGTCGGCACCCTGGCGGCCAAGAAGGGCCCGGCGCTGAACCTGGGCGCCGACGCCCAGCCGGGGACGATGAGCGGCTTCTCCGGACAGGTCCTCAAGCTGCCCAGCGGTCAGGACTCCTTCGCCTCGACCTCCGGCCAGGTCGTCGACGTGAGCAAGAGCTTCACCGTCTCCGCGCGGGTGCTGGTCGACAAGCCGGACGGCAACCGCAGCGCGGTCAGCCAGGGCGACGGCCAGTACTACGCGTACTCGCTGGGGCGGGCCGGCAACAACGGGCACGACCAGTGGTACTTCAAGGTCCAGATCCCGGGCGGCGGTTCGGCGATCGCCTGGTCCAAGGCCGACGCGACGGTCAACCAGTGGGTGCTGCTGACCGGCGTGTACGACGACTCGTCGCAGACGCTCACCCTGTACGTCAACGGCGCCCCGCAGTCCTCGGCCAAGTCGGCCGGGGTGCAGCCGTCCGGCAACAACAACCTGCAGGTCGGGCGGCTGAGCTCGAACGGGCAGTGGGCCGACCCCTGGCACGGCGCGGTGGCCGACATCCAGGTGTGGAACCAGGTGCTGCCGGAGGCCGACATCGTCAAGATCGTGGCGGGCCCGAGCTCGCCCCCGTCGGTCCCGCCGGCAGCCGCCTGGCTGAACGGCTGA
- a CDS encoding GH12 family glycosyl hydrolase domain-containing protein — MNIEVGGVRRAARRLRAVAAFGAVTALLAGCSGQVGAVEQPPAASASTASLCSTPQNPFPKLALDGGSKVLEPNPWNTAGTICVDPVDDTGFTVSQIRDFVPKNPLAPGAYPNVSTAPGASGLPVPVSALGDATADWDANGRVSGSFNLSFDLWYGSSPDNCLPGESAELMVWLDSTDSVRPAGDKVADAQQFGDAAYNVFQAPITGPHSVISYVRTTPTHTTRALDLRLFTADAMARGYVPKGSYLCRVQAGFEVWSGGTGLRSESFAFHNRVGLPVGEIPAGAPGICLRHGGGPGGAVVSVGACGDPGSSTSWTVGNDGSLRGGAACLVPGADRTSVTLADCTGGSGQRWVPTAGGRLMHQDSGLCLGTAGGALADGTAVQLRTCADVVSQRWRIPYNGVA, encoded by the coding sequence ATGAACATCGAGGTCGGTGGGGTGCGGCGGGCCGCGCGGAGGCTGCGGGCGGTCGCCGCGTTCGGTGCGGTCACCGCACTGCTGGCCGGGTGCAGCGGCCAGGTCGGGGCGGTGGAGCAGCCGCCGGCCGCCTCCGCGTCGACGGCGAGCCTGTGCTCGACCCCGCAGAACCCCTTCCCCAAGCTGGCGTTGGACGGCGGGTCGAAGGTCCTCGAACCGAACCCGTGGAACACCGCGGGAACCATCTGCGTGGACCCGGTGGACGACACCGGCTTCACGGTGTCCCAGATCCGCGACTTCGTCCCGAAGAACCCGCTGGCCCCGGGCGCCTACCCGAACGTCTCCACCGCCCCCGGCGCGAGCGGCCTGCCGGTGCCGGTCAGCGCGCTCGGCGACGCGACCGCGGACTGGGACGCCAACGGCCGGGTGAGCGGCTCCTTCAACCTGTCCTTCGACCTCTGGTACGGCTCCAGCCCGGACAACTGCCTGCCGGGCGAGAGCGCCGAGCTGATGGTGTGGCTGGACTCCACCGACAGCGTGCGCCCGGCCGGGGACAAGGTCGCCGACGCCCAGCAGTTCGGGGACGCCGCGTACAACGTGTTCCAGGCGCCGATCACCGGCCCGCACAGCGTGATCAGCTACGTGCGCACCACGCCGACCCACACCACCCGGGCCCTCGACCTGCGGCTGTTCACCGCCGACGCGATGGCCCGCGGGTACGTCCCCAAGGGCTCCTACCTGTGCCGGGTGCAGGCGGGCTTCGAGGTGTGGAGCGGCGGCACCGGCCTGCGCAGCGAGTCGTTCGCCTTCCACAACCGGGTCGGCCTGCCGGTCGGCGAGATCCCGGCCGGGGCTCCTGGGATCTGCCTGCGGCACGGCGGCGGCCCGGGGGGCGCCGTGGTGAGCGTCGGGGCCTGCGGCGACCCGGGCTCGTCGACCAGCTGGACGGTGGGCAACGACGGTTCGCTGCGCGGGGGAGCGGCCTGTCTGGTGCCGGGCGCCGACCGGACCTCGGTCACGCTGGCCGACTGCACCGGCGGCTCCGGGCAGCGCTGGGTGCCCACCGCCGGGGGGCGGTTGATGCACCAGGACTCGGGCCTGTGCCTGGGCACCGCGGGCGGTGCGCTGGCGGACGGTACGGCGGTGCAGCTGCGGACGTGCGCGGACGTGGTCTCGCAGCGTTGGCGGATCCCGTACAACGGGGTTGCGTGA
- a CDS encoding glycosyltransferase family 2 protein codes for MVASEIGLLKATPWFLVFVPPLAFTIVYYLISRWVHGFNETFDLAAHRKLVKSWRPERYPTVDVFLPVAGEPIEVLHNTWTHVARLRDQYPGEVTPYVLDDSNSPQLAQMAVDFEFVYGTRDKLGWFKKAGNLQFGFRNSDSDYILILDADFAPRPDLLDEMLPYMAANPRLGIVQSPQFFRILDSQNWIERGAGAVQELFYRTVQVSRQRNDGAICVGSCAIYRRAALEENGGTTLIGHSEDVHTGFDLRRLGWDLQYIPIALATGVCPDNVGGFFNQQYRWCTGSMSLLGSKKFWQTKLRPVTRACYLSGFFYYIHTALFTLVSPLVPIILLLARPDLVRWQNTALVLPGLIYATVIFPLWHRNPYRLEAWAARMMYGWAHVFAIWDIVRRNRMAWQPTGSSGAKKNKTRRFWLGVIVWGGGTALLWVGTSIWRMLTMGPLNFALVLASGLFYATIVGRVLVQPRPTEAA; via the coding sequence ATGGTGGCCAGCGAGATCGGGCTGCTCAAGGCGACGCCCTGGTTCCTCGTCTTCGTGCCCCCGCTCGCCTTCACCATCGTCTACTACCTGATATCCCGCTGGGTGCACGGCTTCAACGAGACCTTCGACCTCGCGGCGCACCGCAAGCTGGTCAAGTCCTGGCGGCCCGAGCGCTATCCGACCGTCGACGTCTTCCTGCCCGTCGCCGGCGAGCCGATCGAGGTCCTGCACAACACCTGGACCCACGTCGCCAGGCTGCGCGACCAGTACCCGGGCGAGGTCACGCCGTACGTCCTCGACGACAGCAACAGCCCCCAGCTCGCGCAGATGGCCGTCGACTTCGAATTCGTCTACGGCACCCGCGACAAGCTCGGCTGGTTCAAGAAGGCCGGGAACCTGCAGTTCGGCTTCCGCAACTCCGACAGCGACTACATCCTCATCCTGGACGCCGACTTCGCGCCCCGGCCGGACCTGCTGGACGAGATGCTCCCCTACATGGCGGCCAACCCCCGCCTCGGCATCGTCCAGTCCCCGCAGTTCTTCCGCATCCTCGACTCGCAGAACTGGATCGAGCGCGGCGCGGGCGCCGTCCAGGAGCTGTTCTACCGGACCGTCCAGGTCTCCCGGCAGCGCAACGACGGCGCCATCTGCGTCGGCAGCTGCGCGATATACCGGCGCGCCGCCCTGGAGGAGAACGGCGGCACCACGCTGATCGGCCACTCCGAGGACGTCCACACCGGCTTCGACCTGCGACGCCTCGGCTGGGACCTGCAGTACATACCCATCGCCCTGGCCACCGGGGTCTGCCCCGACAACGTCGGCGGCTTCTTCAACCAGCAGTACCGCTGGTGCACCGGCTCGATGAGCCTGCTCGGCAGCAAGAAGTTCTGGCAGACCAAGCTCCGGCCGGTCACCCGCGCCTGCTACCTGTCCGGGTTCTTCTACTACATCCACACCGCGCTGTTCACCCTCGTCTCGCCGCTCGTCCCGATCATCCTGCTGCTCGCCCGCCCCGACCTGGTCCGCTGGCAGAACACCGCGCTGGTGCTGCCCGGCCTGATCTACGCGACGGTGATCTTCCCGCTCTGGCACCGCAACCCCTACCGGCTGGAGGCCTGGGCCGCCCGCATGATGTACGGCTGGGCGCACGTCTTCGCCATCTGGGACATCGTGCGCCGCAACCGGATGGCCTGGCAGCCGACCGGCTCCAGCGGCGCCAAGAAGAACAAGACCCGCCGGTTCTGGCTCGGCGTGATCGTCTGGGGCGGCGGGACGGCCCTGCTCTGGGTCGGCACGAGCATCTGGCGGATGCTCACCATGGGCCCGCTGAACTTCGCCCTGGTCCTCGCCTCCGGCCTCTTCTACGCCACCATCGTCGGCCGGGTCCTCGTCCAGCCGCGCCCCACGGAAGCAGCGTGA
- a CDS encoding glycoside hydrolase family 26 protein, whose protein sequence is MSAHPRRAGLLRRRLALPLLTATLLLLAACGPADPGFALQDDLAQAAPTATGPGATPSTPAKPRALPTGVPYDVTPLLKPGRKYLGAALPDVPASMDALPGYTAAIGKQPNILEYYAHWKGGFDTAGVRRIYQAGALPFMAWEPYDHSLASIAAGDTDDYVRGVAKAVAKLDQPIAISIAHEMNGDWYPWGRKTASPQDFVAAWRHVHDLFDRAGATNVIWVWSPNITVPAPNTRLAPYYPGDDYVDWAGMTGYFTNDSPKTFEALYGATMAEIRTFCKKPFFISETAAEQGRHQRDFVDQLFTGLEAHDDIVGFIWFNMIKRADWRVETVPDTLAEFKKRVSAPRYGFDIRNP, encoded by the coding sequence ATGTCCGCCCATCCCCGACGGGCCGGCCTGCTCCGTCGTCGACTGGCGCTCCCGCTGCTGACCGCCACCCTGCTGCTGCTCGCCGCCTGCGGCCCCGCCGACCCGGGCTTCGCCCTGCAGGACGACCTCGCCCAGGCCGCGCCGACCGCCACCGGCCCCGGCGCCACCCCGAGCACCCCCGCCAAGCCCAGGGCGCTGCCCACCGGCGTCCCGTACGACGTCACCCCGCTGCTCAAGCCGGGCCGCAAGTACCTCGGCGCCGCCCTGCCCGACGTGCCCGCCTCGATGGACGCGCTGCCCGGCTACACCGCCGCGATCGGCAAGCAGCCGAACATCCTGGAGTACTACGCCCACTGGAAGGGCGGCTTCGACACCGCCGGCGTGCGCCGGATCTACCAGGCCGGAGCCCTGCCCTTCATGGCCTGGGAGCCGTACGACCACTCGCTCGCCTCGATCGCGGCCGGCGACACCGACGACTACGTGCGCGGCGTGGCCAAGGCGGTCGCCAAGCTCGACCAGCCCATCGCCATCAGCATCGCCCACGAGATGAACGGCGACTGGTACCCGTGGGGCCGCAAGACCGCCAGCCCCCAGGACTTCGTCGCGGCCTGGCGCCACGTGCACGACCTGTTCGACCGGGCCGGCGCGACCAACGTGATCTGGGTCTGGAGCCCCAACATCACCGTCCCCGCGCCCAACACCCGCCTCGCGCCGTACTACCCGGGCGACGACTACGTCGACTGGGCCGGCATGACCGGCTACTTCACCAACGACAGCCCCAAGACCTTCGAGGCCCTGTACGGCGCGACGATGGCCGAGATCCGCACCTTCTGCAAGAAGCCCTTCTTCATCAGCGAGACCGCCGCCGAACAGGGCAGGCACCAGCGCGACTTCGTCGACCAGCTGTTCACCGGGCTGGAGGCGCACGACGACATCGTCGGCTTCATCTGGTTCAACATGATCAAGCGGGCGGACTGGCGGGTCGAGACCGTTCCGGACACCCTCGCCGAGTTCAAGAAGCGCGTGTCCGCCCCCCGCTACGGCTTCGACATCCGGAACCCATGA
- a CDS encoding glycosyltransferase family 39 protein, giving the protein MMSTEPESSPQHPLDAEPIAPDGAAPRRAAAVAVAVDNPDGVELAPYTIPQVPAIGWDPASSPRRRWIARGLLGAVLAVQAALSLRLLAAAHPDEAAAMVAGRQQLDHLLHGTPVTTDLLDRVPGSPWLYPPLAGAAANAGGIWGTRLLSLGFGLLTTVLLYSLTRRLFNERVAICGIAAYAVLQSTVVVGFYGAPESLAVLLVALTAWLTVLTARRSPALVLTAAPPAALACAVAYSAVLAVPALVLLALACAWPHRRPGPAALRALLLAVGTVLLLLPYGQLGKVAHWSPAHGNAPGSAGSILLGTLQWGGLFTVLAVAGTISYARREQMTEHESPEGERAATTRAGRVLLGAVLTATALLIPAVHLSTGTSGALFRHLGYGMLLATPIAGLGLTRLVGAHFRHPQLGILVWVALLALGMEQSALRYQNGPDSGRLLAVLRAHAVPQGHYLTEVDGLAEYYLGSVSKPEQWVSARAGTDYRDGAGMQHHGEDGSTAAIRDGWFTMVVLDSTAPEATDRALSAALTASGHYRLIAQFTSPTGDSSTYKVYLKH; this is encoded by the coding sequence ATGATGAGCACAGAGCCCGAGTCCTCCCCCCAGCACCCCCTCGACGCCGAGCCGATCGCCCCCGATGGGGCCGCACCCCGCCGAGCCGCGGCCGTGGCCGTGGCCGTGGACAACCCCGACGGCGTCGAGCTGGCCCCGTACACCATCCCGCAGGTCCCCGCGATCGGCTGGGACCCGGCCTCCAGCCCCCGGCGGCGCTGGATCGCCCGCGGCCTGCTCGGCGCCGTCCTGGCCGTCCAGGCCGCGCTCTCGCTGCGCCTGCTCGCCGCCGCGCACCCCGACGAGGCCGCCGCCATGGTCGCCGGCCGCCAGCAGCTCGACCACCTCCTGCACGGCACCCCGGTCACCACCGACCTGCTCGACCGCGTCCCCGGCTCGCCGTGGCTGTACCCGCCGCTGGCCGGCGCCGCCGCGAACGCGGGCGGCATCTGGGGCACCCGGCTGCTCAGCCTCGGCTTCGGACTGCTCACCACGGTGCTGCTGTACTCGCTGACCCGGCGGCTGTTCAACGAACGGGTCGCCATCTGCGGCATAGCCGCCTACGCCGTGCTGCAGTCCACCGTCGTGGTCGGCTTCTACGGCGCCCCCGAGTCCCTCGCCGTCCTCCTGGTCGCCCTCACGGCCTGGCTCACGGTGCTCACCGCCCGGCGCTCACCGGCCCTGGTCCTGACCGCCGCCCCGCCCGCCGCGCTGGCCTGTGCCGTCGCGTACTCGGCGGTCCTGGCCGTCCCCGCCCTGGTCCTGCTGGCCCTCGCCTGCGCCTGGCCGCACCGCCGGCCCGGCCCGGCCGCCCTGCGCGCCCTGCTGCTGGCCGTCGGCACCGTCCTCCTGCTGCTGCCCTACGGCCAGTTGGGCAAGGTCGCGCACTGGTCCCCCGCGCACGGCAACGCCCCCGGCTCGGCCGGCTCCATCCTGCTCGGCACCCTCCAGTGGGGCGGACTGTTCACCGTCCTCGCGGTGGCCGGCACGATCTCGTACGCCCGCCGCGAGCAGATGACCGAACACGAGTCGCCCGAGGGCGAGCGCGCCGCCACCACCCGGGCGGGGCGGGTCCTGCTCGGCGCCGTGCTGACCGCCACCGCGCTGCTGATCCCCGCCGTCCACCTGTCGACCGGCACCTCCGGGGCGCTGTTCCGCCACCTCGGCTACGGCATGCTGCTCGCCACCCCGATCGCGGGGCTCGGCCTCACCCGGCTGGTCGGCGCCCACTTCCGCCACCCCCAGCTCGGCATCCTGGTCTGGGTCGCGCTGCTCGCCCTCGGCATGGAGCAGTCCGCCCTGCGCTACCAGAACGGGCCCGACTCCGGCCGCCTGCTGGCCGTCCTGCGGGCCCACGCCGTTCCCCAGGGCCACTACCTCACCGAGGTCGACGGACTCGCCGAGTACTACCTCGGCAGCGTCTCCAAGCCCGAACAGTGGGTCTCCGCGCGGGCCGGGACGGACTACCGCGACGGCGCCGGAATGCAGCACCACGGCGAGGACGGCAGCACCGCCGCGATCCGGGACGGCTGGTTCACCATGGTCGTCCTCGACAGCACCGCCCCGGAGGCCACCGACCGGGCGCTGAGCGCCGCCCTGACCGCCAGCGGGCACTACCGGCTGATCGCCCAATTCACCTCCCCGACCGGCGATTCGAGTACGTACAAGGTCTACCTGAAGCACTGA
- a CDS encoding ribonucleoside-diphosphate reductase subunit alpha: MPTQGSGTAFTDPTVSDPGGALLRLLTDRSADLAEVDPGHVAAAALRGRHAGSDFAELRGLAVDAAASMIAEDPQYSKLAARLLALEIVDEANSQGSVSFSASIAVGHTEGLIGDTTAAFVAKHAAALDALIDTAGDDRFEYFGLRTVQSRYLLRHPITRKVIETPQHFLLRVACGLAVGDTEQSVREVAELYGLMSRLEYLTSSPTLFNSGTRHPQMSSCYLLDSPLDNLDSIYSRYAQIARLSKHAGGIGLSYSRIRSRGSLIRGTNGKSNGIVPFLRTLDSSVAAVNQGGRRKGAACVYLETWHADIEEFLELRDNTGEEARRTHNLNLAHWIPDEFMRRVNANEDWSLFSPADVPELVDLWGADFDEAYRKAELAGKAVRTIPAQTLYARMMRTLAQTGNGWMTFKDASNRAANQTALPGRTVHSSNLCTEILEVTDDSETAVCNLGSVNLGAHVAAGASADDLLGAMDWERLDATVRTAVTFLDRVVDINFYPTTEAGTSNSRWRPVGLGVMGLQDVFFKLRIDFDSAEAKQLSTLISERIMLTAYERSADLAEQLGRHEAYGETRAARGELHIDHFPTAAPQWADRWTALRARIAETGLRNSLLLAIAPTATIASIAGVYECIEPQVSNLFKRETLSGEFLQVNPYLVRELKELGVWDQQTRDALRDANGSVQEFNWLPAEVRSLYRTAWELPQRALIDLAAARMPYLDQSQSLNLFMAAPTIGKLSSMYAYAWKVGLKTTYYLRSRPATRIAQAASGAARAAAPVPVNTPALTPEQEAAIACSLENPESCEACQ; this comes from the coding sequence CTGCCCACCCAGGGCTCCGGTACCGCCTTCACCGACCCGACGGTCTCCGACCCCGGAGGCGCGCTGCTGCGGCTGCTCACCGACCGCAGCGCCGACCTCGCCGAGGTCGACCCCGGCCATGTCGCCGCCGCCGCGCTGCGCGGTCGCCACGCCGGCTCGGACTTCGCCGAGCTGCGCGGGCTGGCCGTGGACGCCGCCGCGTCGATGATCGCCGAGGACCCCCAGTACTCGAAGCTCGCGGCCCGCCTGCTCGCCCTGGAGATCGTCGACGAGGCGAACAGCCAGGGCTCGGTCTCCTTCTCCGCCTCGATCGCCGTCGGCCACACCGAGGGCCTGATCGGCGACACCACCGCGGCCTTCGTCGCCAAGCACGCCGCCGCCCTCGACGCCCTGATCGACACCGCGGGCGACGACCGCTTCGAGTACTTCGGCCTGCGCACCGTCCAGTCCCGCTACCTGCTGCGCCACCCGATCACCCGCAAGGTCATCGAGACCCCGCAGCACTTCCTGCTCCGCGTCGCCTGCGGCCTGGCGGTCGGCGACACCGAGCAGTCGGTGCGCGAAGTGGCCGAGCTGTACGGCCTGATGAGCCGCCTGGAGTACCTGACCTCCTCGCCGACGCTCTTCAACTCCGGCACCCGGCACCCGCAGATGTCCAGCTGCTACCTGCTCGACTCGCCGCTGGACAACCTGGACTCGATCTACAGCCGCTACGCGCAGATCGCCCGCCTGTCCAAGCACGCCGGCGGCATCGGCCTGTCCTACTCGCGCATCCGCTCGCGCGGCAGCCTGATCCGCGGCACCAACGGCAAGTCCAACGGCATCGTCCCGTTCCTGCGCACCCTCGACTCCTCGGTCGCCGCCGTCAACCAGGGCGGCCGCCGCAAGGGCGCGGCCTGCGTCTACCTGGAGACCTGGCACGCCGACATCGAGGAGTTCCTCGAGCTGCGCGACAACACCGGTGAGGAGGCGCGCCGCACCCACAACCTCAACCTGGCGCACTGGATCCCGGACGAGTTCATGCGCCGGGTCAACGCCAACGAGGACTGGTCGCTGTTCTCCCCGGCCGACGTGCCCGAACTGGTCGACCTGTGGGGAGCCGACTTCGACGAGGCCTACCGCAAGGCCGAGCTGGCCGGCAAGGCCGTGCGCACCATCCCGGCGCAGACCCTGTACGCCCGCATGATGCGCACCCTCGCGCAGACCGGCAACGGCTGGATGACCTTCAAGGACGCCTCCAACCGCGCCGCCAACCAGACCGCGCTGCCGGGCCGCACGGTGCACTCCTCCAACCTGTGCACCGAGATCCTGGAGGTCACGGACGACTCCGAGACCGCCGTCTGCAACCTGGGGTCGGTCAACCTGGGCGCGCACGTGGCTGCCGGGGCCTCTGCCGACGACCTGTTGGGTGCGATGGACTGGGAGCGCCTGGACGCCACCGTCCGTACGGCCGTCACCTTCCTCGACCGCGTGGTGGACATCAACTTCTACCCGACCACCGAGGCCGGCACCTCCAACTCCCGCTGGCGGCCGGTCGGCCTCGGCGTGATGGGTCTGCAGGACGTCTTCTTCAAGCTGCGGATCGACTTCGACTCGGCCGAGGCCAAGCAGCTGTCCACGCTCATCTCCGAGCGCATCATGCTCACCGCCTACGAGCGCTCCGCCGACCTCGCCGAGCAGCTGGGCCGCCACGAGGCCTACGGCGAGACCCGCGCGGCGCGCGGCGAGCTGCACATCGACCACTTCCCGACGGCCGCCCCCCAGTGGGCCGACCGCTGGACGGCCCTGCGCGCCCGCATCGCCGAGACCGGCCTGCGCAACTCGCTGCTGCTGGCCATCGCCCCGACCGCGACGATCGCGTCCATCGCCGGCGTGTACGAGTGCATCGAGCCGCAGGTGTCCAACCTGTTCAAGCGCGAGACGCTGAGCGGCGAGTTCCTGCAGGTCAACCCGTACCTGGTGCGCGAGCTCAAGGAACTCGGCGTCTGGGACCAGCAGACCCGCGACGCCCTGCGCGACGCCAACGGCTCGGTGCAGGAGTTCAACTGGCTGCCGGCCGAGGTCCGTTCGCTGTACCGCACGGCGTGGGAGCTGCCGCAGCGCGCGCTGATCGACCTGGCCGCGGCGCGCATGCCGTACCTGGACCAGAGCCAGTCGCTCAACCTGTTCATGGCGGCGCCGACCATCGGCAAGCTCAGCTCGATGTACGCGTACGCGTGGAAGGTCGGTCTCAAGACCACCTACTACCTGCGCTCGCGCCCGGCGACCCGCATCGCCCAGGCCGCCTCCGGCGCCGCCCGCGCCGCCGCGCCCGTGCCGGTCAACACCCCCGCCCTCACCCCGGAGCAGGAAGCCGCCATCGCCTGCTCCCTGGAGAACCCCGAGTCCTGCGAGGCCTGCCAGTAA
- a CDS encoding ribonucleotide-diphosphate reductase subunit beta yields the protein MTADDRKMLLDPGFELTLRPMRYPSFYDRYRDAIKNTWTVEEVDLHSDVADLAKLSEGERHMIGRLVAFFATGDSIVANNVVLSLYKHINSPEARLYLSRQLFEEAVHVQFYLTLLDTYLPDPEDRAAAFAAVENIPSIAQKAKFCFKYMNAVDHIDSLQTKEDRRAFLLNLICFAACVEGLFFYGAFAYVYWFRSRGLLHGLATGTNWVFRDESMHMDFAFSVVDTVREEEPDLFDDEMAKQVTEMLEEAVEAELQFAQDLCGDGLPGMNTASMREYLQAVADQRLARLGLPIRYGSTNPFGFMELQNVQELTNFFERRVSAYQVAVEGSVSFDDEF from the coding sequence ATGACTGCCGACGACCGCAAGATGCTGCTCGACCCCGGCTTCGAGCTGACCCTGCGCCCGATGCGCTACCCGTCGTTCTACGACCGGTACCGGGACGCGATCAAGAACACCTGGACCGTCGAGGAGGTGGACCTGCACTCCGACGTCGCCGACCTCGCCAAGCTCAGCGAGGGCGAGCGGCACATGATCGGCCGCCTGGTCGCCTTCTTCGCGACCGGTGACTCGATCGTCGCCAACAACGTCGTGCTGAGCCTCTACAAGCACATCAACTCCCCGGAGGCGCGCCTGTACCTGTCGCGCCAGCTGTTCGAGGAGGCCGTGCACGTCCAGTTCTATCTGACGCTGCTGGACACCTACCTGCCCGACCCGGAGGACCGCGCGGCCGCCTTCGCCGCCGTGGAGAACATCCCCTCCATCGCGCAGAAGGCCAAGTTCTGCTTCAAGTACATGAACGCGGTCGACCACATCGACTCGCTGCAGACCAAGGAGGACCGGCGGGCCTTCCTGCTGAACCTGATCTGCTTCGCCGCGTGCGTGGAAGGCCTGTTCTTCTACGGCGCGTTCGCGTACGTGTACTGGTTCCGGTCGCGCGGTCTGCTGCACGGTCTCGCGACCGGCACCAACTGGGTGTTCCGCGACGAGTCCATGCACATGGACTTCGCGTTCTCCGTGGTGGACACCGTCCGCGAGGAGGAGCCCGACCTCTTCGACGACGAGATGGCCAAGCAGGTCACGGAGATGCTGGAGGAGGCCGTCGAGGCCGAGCTCCAGTTCGCCCAGGACCTGTGCGGCGACGGCCTGCCCGGTATGAACACCGCGTCCATGCGCGAGTACCTCCAGGCGGTTGCCGACCAGCGACTCGCCCGCCTGGGCCTCCCGATCCGCTACGGGTCCACCAACCCGTTCGGCTTCATGGAGCTCCAGAACGTCCAGGAGCTGACCAACTTCTTCGAGCGTCGCGTGTCGGCGTACCAGGTCGCGGTCGAGGGCTCGGTGTCCTTCGACGACGAGTTCTAA